The sequence AAGTACGGGCGGTCCGCTGTGCCAGGTGCGGTGCCGTCACCGGGCGCGGGCGCCACGGACGGGCCGGGTGCCGCCGGGACAGCGGTCGGCCGGGCCACGGCCGCCACGGGGCACAGCAGCACGGCGGCGGTCGCGAGGACCGCACCGCTGACCGCTGTGCGGGTACGGAAGGGCATCGGCGGCTCCTGCTGCAAGGGGACCTCCCCGTGCCGGCCGGGCAGGGGGAGGGCGGAGAACAGCGGTGCACCACGCGGGTCCTGGCGCCCCACGCGGCGCGTCACACCCGCTGGTGACGGCGGGTCAGCCAGAGCGCACCGGCCGCACCGGCCAGCAGCACGGTGCCGCCGAGGGTGCCCAGCGCGAGGGCGGAGTCCGCGGGTCCGGTCTGCGGCAGCTGCCCGCCCGGGGAGCCGCCGGACGCGGCAGCGCCGGTGCTTCCCGAGGCACCGCCTGAAGCGCCGCCCGAGCCACCGCCCGAGCCGCCGGTCCCCTTCACGTCCAGGGTCAGCGAGGGCTTGGGGTGGTTGGCGGGCGTGCACGTGGTGGTGGTGCCCAGCGCCTTGATGGTGAGCGTGGCGGCGGTGAAGGTCACCTTGCCGCTGCCCTTGGGGGTGTACGTACCGCTCAAGTCACTGATCTTGATGGGGGTGTTGGCAGGAATGGCCTGGTCATTGGGCGGCCCGGTGACCGGCACCGTACCGCTCTCCGCGCCGCCCAGCGTGATCAGCGCGCTCGGCTTCATGGCGCCCTTGCCCAGCTCGACGGGGCTGGAGGAGACGCCCTTGCGGAAGGACATGACGAGCTTGTACGCACCACCGCCGGGCGTGCTCGTGATGTCGATGGGCGAGACCGCGCCCTTGCTGCCGATCGGCGTTTTGCACTGGTAGTTGACGTCAACGACCTCGGCATGGGCGGCCGGTGCGGTGAGCATCACCGCGGACCCCGCCGCCATCGCCACGGCCGCGGCGAGACCGGCCGCCCGGCCCGGGCGCCTGCCGTGCTGTTCGTAGAAGCGGGCCACCTCGGATTCCCCTTCTCCCGGTGAGCGCACCGCCGCACGTTACTGACGGCACATCAGATTGGCGGCTCAAGGTACGCCGGGGACCTTGCCGAGGGAAGGCAAAGCACAGCCCCGATCCGCCCGGGCGCCGCGCGGCGGGGAAATCCGGCCTCGGCACGCCGGTCCGGACACGACGAAGCGCGGGCCCTCGGGCCCGCGCTCAGCTCTTCTCTTCCTTGGCGACGTCCGCCGGCCCTTCAGGACGGTGCGGCGAGCTCCGCCCAGACGGTCTTGCCCGTGCCGTCGGCGTTGCGCACCACGCCCCAGTCCAGGCAGAGGCGCTGCACGATGAACATGCCGTGACCGCCGGGGCGGCCCGGACGGTGCGGGCTGCGCGGCGCAGGCGAGCCGGTGCCGAGGTCACTGACCTCCAGGCGCAGCACTTTGTTGGTGCAGCGCAGCCGCAGTTCCTCGGGCCCTTCGGCGTGCAGGCAGGCGTTGGTGACCAGTTCCGAGACGACGAGCAGCACATCCTCGGCCGCGGCACGCCGGTCGGCGCTCGCGGCCGGCAGCCAGCCCCAGTCGTGCAGCGCCTGCCGGGCGAAGTCGCGGCCACGCGCCACGGCCCCTCGGGTGCCCGCCAGACGCAGTCGGCGGATCTGGCCCACCGGGGCGGCAGCCGGGGCGGCGGAAGCACCCGCGCCGCCCGGCTCCGGGCCGAGATCGCCCGGCGGATACGGCCGGGTGGTGCTCATCAGCGCTTCACCTCACCGATTCGCCTGTTCACGGAAAACAGATACTGACTGATTCAAGGGATTCAGATGTCTCCTGCCCGACCGGACGGTGAGAACACCCACTTCTTGGGTACGGAAGTTGTGACACGTACTACGTGCCCGGAATGCAACGTTCCGGGCACCGCCGCCATGTCAGTCGGCCAGGGCCGCGTCGACGGAATCGTGCACCGTGAAGACTGCTTCCGCGCCGGTGATCTCGAAGACCCGGGCAACCACCGGCTGCATCCCCGCCAAATGAACCCCGCCCCCCTCGGCTTCCGCCTTCAGGCGGGCGCCGAGCAACACATTGAGGCCGGTGGAGTCCATGAACTCAAGGGGTGAGCAGTCCACCACCAGGCGTGCATATCCGTCGTCCACGCAGCCTTCGAGTGACTCACGCAACAGATCTGCGGTGTGGTGATCCAGCTCACCCGAAACCGTCACGACCGCGCTGGCGCCGTGATGGCGGATCTCGACATGAAGCCGGCCCCGGCTTGCACTGCCGACCGTCCCGCGGTCCATGCGCGCGCACCTCTCCTGCTGTCTAGACGACTGTTTGCTTACCTACTGCGCTCGTCCGAACCCTACGCCTTCCTGACGCCGCTCGGTAGCCGAACAATCCGCGTATTGCCCAATATATGGACAACGCGTACTTGCCATCTTCAGGGAAAGCCAGGTAGGCGTAGAAGCACACATCCGAAACGGCCGGCTTTGGAGGCGCCGCACACCGCAGCTTCGCGTAGAGGCATCGGCGGCCATATGCCGAGAACGATGGAGGAGACCATGTCACCCCGGCTCGACGAATTGCGCACCGACGACACCCGGCAGCCCGCATCGTCGACACCCCCGTCCGAC is a genomic window of Streptomyces sp. Edi2 containing:
- a CDS encoding LPXTG cell wall anchor domain-containing protein: MARFYEQHGRRPGRAAGLAAAVAMAAGSAVMLTAPAAHAEVVDVNYQCKTPIGSKGAVSPIDITSTPGGGAYKLVMSFRKGVSSSPVELGKGAMKPSALITLGGAESGTVPVTGPPNDQAIPANTPIKISDLSGTYTPKGSGKVTFTAATLTIKALGTTTTCTPANHPKPSLTLDVKGTGGSGGGSGGASGGASGSTGAAASGGSPGGQLPQTGPADSALALGTLGGTVLLAGAAGALWLTRRHQRV
- a CDS encoding ATP-binding protein, coding for MSTTRPYPPGDLGPEPGGAGASAAPAAAPVGQIRRLRLAGTRGAVARGRDFARQALHDWGWLPAASADRRAAAEDVLLVVSELVTNACLHAEGPEELRLRCTNKVLRLEVSDLGTGSPAPRSPHRPGRPGGHGMFIVQRLCLDWGVVRNADGTGKTVWAELAAPS
- a CDS encoding STAS domain-containing protein encodes the protein MDRGTVGSASRGRLHVEIRHHGASAVVTVSGELDHHTADLLRESLEGCVDDGYARLVVDCSPLEFMDSTGLNVLLGARLKAEAEGGGVHLAGMQPVVARVFEITGAEAVFTVHDSVDAALAD